The following coding sequences are from one Fusobacterium perfoetens window:
- the scpB gene encoding SMC-Scp complex subunit ScpB has protein sequence MDIKPQLEAILFLGGEDIKIKDLAKFFSLSIDKLIPILYELKGERKSTGINIEIFDDTVYLVSNPKYGEVITNFFEQEKKPRKLSASTLETLSIIAYNQPVTKSEVEAIRGVSVDSIIYTMENKKFIRICGKKDSIGKPNLYEVTDKFLGYLGIDSVDELPNYYEIKEKLNGKNKD, from the coding sequence ATGGATATAAAACCACAGCTGGAAGCGATACTTTTTTTAGGAGGAGAAGATATAAAAATAAAAGATTTAGCAAAATTCTTCTCTCTTTCCATTGATAAACTTATACCTATTCTTTATGAACTTAAAGGAGAAAGAAAAAGTACTGGAATAAATATAGAAATATTTGATGATACTGTTTATTTAGTATCAAATCCAAAATATGGAGAAGTTATCACAAATTTCTTTGAACAGGAGAAAAAGCCAAGAAAGCTTTCTGCTTCAACACTTGAAACTCTTTCAATAATAGCTTATAACCAGCCAGTAACAAAAAGTGAGGTTGAAGCCATAAGAGGAGTCAGTGTAGACAGTATAATATATACTATGGAAAATAAAAAATTTATAAGAATCTGCGGAAAAAAAGATTCTATAGGAAAGCCTAATCTTTATGAAGTAACTGATAAATTTTTAGGTTATCTTGGAATTGATTCAGTAGATGAACTTCCAAACTATTATGAAATAAAGGAAAAACTAAATGGAAAAAACAAGGATTAA